AGCTTGTGAAAAAAATCGGCGGGGCTTTGGGCGCTACGCGTCCTCTCGCGGACGAGGGTCTTATTCCTTTCGAGCATCAGATTGGCCAAACCGGCCGCACCATCAGACCGGAAATTTGTCTTTCTTTTGGCGTATCGGGAGCGATACAGCATACTGAGGGCATCAAAGACACGAAACTTTTCATCGCCATCAACAACGACCCGAACGCGCCGATCTTCCATACGGCTGACTATGGCGTGATGGCGGATATGAATGACATTGTACGTGCGCTCCTCGCATTATAAAGCAGGAGCATAAAGGGGTGCAGGGGTCGTAGACCCCTGCCGGGTTTGGGCGGAGCTCAAAATTGTCGCATTTCTCACATTTTCCATATCTAAATCTAATCTACATATCTAAATCTAATCTATCTAAGGGAGGTAAACAAGTATGGCATTACCAAAAAGTTTTTCCCCATTCAGTATCATGGAGAAACTGGAAGAAACGGGTTTGAAGGACAGAAATTTTGAATTTTTGACGGACTACACGCGCCAGCAATTGCAGAGCCTTTTCGAGGCTGGCGAGATGCTGGAGCCATTCTGGAAGGACAAACTCGAACTGATGAACGGTAAGGTGCTGGCTACGCTTTTCTTCCAGCCCAGCACGCGTACTCGATTCAGCACGGAGGTCGCGATGGTCCGCCTCGGAGGTTCCGTTCTGTCCGAGTCCAACCCTACGACAAGCTCCTCCACCGCTAAAGGGGAGTCCTTGTCCGACTACCTGCGCACAGTATCCAACTACGCGGACATCATTGCCCTGCGCCACCCCAACGACAAAGAGGTGTTTGAATCTCTGGGCGGCGCTCGTGTTCCTGTCATCAGCGGAGGGTGGGGCAACGTCACGCACCCCACACAGGGGCTTTTGGATGTTTACACCGTCTATCGAGCCCTAGGACGCTTCGAGGGGATAAAAGTCATGATAGCGTCCTCGGATCTCTCACGGGCACGTAGCGGACACTCTTTCGCCCTGGGACTCGCGGCGATGGGGGCCGAGCTGCTCTATATCGGTACCAGCGAGAACTCCATTCCCGATACCATTTTGGATAAGCTCAAGGCGGCCGGAGCGAAGTTCACCGTTCGTAACGACTTGAACCAGGCGGGATTTTTGGACTCCCTGATGGAGGTGGACGTGTGCTACCTTCCGGGTTGCAGCGTTCCCAAGGATGATCCAGCGGCGCGCGCGGCTTTCCTCGATAAAATCAAGCCGTTCTACATCACTCTTGACATGCTGCAGAAGGTCAAGAGCAAGACGAGTAAGGTTGTCGGAATCATGCACTCTTTGCCGCGCAACGATGTGGAATTTGACTATGCCATCGACGACAGCGAATTCCAGCTCTATTTCCGGCAGATGGCGTTTAGCGTTCCCATCCGCATGGCTTTGATTGCGGGTATGGTGGGCGTCTAACGCTCAGACAGGAGAAGAGACATGGGAAAGTTGGTGCTGATAGCTATCGGAGGAAATTCGATCATCAAAGACACTTCCCGCCAGGATGTCGAAGCGCAGTATGAGGCCATCTGCGAGACGGCGGAGCACATCGCCGATCTTATCGAGAGCGGCTGCAAAGTGGTGATTACGCACGGTAATGGCCCGCAGGTGGGGTTTCTTCTCCGCAGGTCGGAAATCGCTGAAGCCGTCGAGGGGCTGCACCCCATTCCGTTGGTCAGTTGCGGGGCGGACAGTCAGGGCGCGCTTGGTTACCAAATCCAGCAGGCGATGGACAACGAGTTTCGGAAACGCGGTATAGACAAACAGTCGGTGAGCGTCGTCACTCAAGTGCTCGTGGACCAGGACGACCCGGCCTTCGGGAAGCCCACGAAGCCGATCGGTTCTTTTTACGGCGACGACATGATAGAAGTCGTGAAAAAAGAGCACCCGGAGTGGTGTATGGTCAGTGACGCCGGGCGAGGTTGGCGCAGAGTCGTGGCCTCTCCTGAACCAAAGGAAATTATCGAGGCGAAGGCTGTTCAGAATCTGATCGAGGCCGGGTACTGTGTCGTAGCGGCGGGGGGCGGAGGCATACCCGTGCTTCGCGACGAAAAGGGTTTTCTCAGCGGCGTGGACGCCGTTATAGATAAAGATTTCGCCAGCAGCCTTCTGGCGTCGAAGTTGAAGGCCGACACGCTCATCATTTCTACGGGAGTTCCGAAGGTATATATCGGCTACGGGAAACCCTCGCAAAAGGCATTAGATCAGGTGACGGTGGAAGAACTGAAACGCTATATCGCTGAGGGACATTTTGCCGCGGGCAGTATGCTCCCCAAGGTCGAGGCGGTCATTCGATTTATGGAAAACGGCGGCAGTGAAGCCATCATTACGAGCCCAGAGTGTTTAAACGACGCCGTGTCCGGAAACAGCGGAACTCACGTGATTCCGTAGGTTTTTGTTGTTTTGTTGATTGATAAAATTTTCGTGGGCCGAAGCGTTGAGTTTCGGCTCGTTTTTGTTGTTGGTGGGGAGGCGATATGGAAGCTAAGGTGATATAATGAGTCTCATAAAATTTTAAAGGTAAAATTTCAAGATAAAGTATAAAGATAAAATATAAAGAGGGGGCATGTATTTGCGCCGTGATTTTGGGAAAATCTTTGTCGCTGTAATGGTTTTTCTGCTCGCAGCGACCGGCGAGAGTCCATTGATGGTTGGAACATCCAAAGCCCCTAAACTTACGAGCACCGAGTTTTGTCCGATAGACGAGGACCATAAAACTAGAGATCTGCATGAGCTGCTTCTCCAGGTTGAAAGAATGAAAGCGGACGATGACTGTATCCTAAACGAAACACCCTCCACTATACTGCTTATAAAAGAAAAAGGTATGAAATCTATCGTGGTTAATCAAAGTATTTTCGTTGCTTTGCTTATGCCTGTCCTTGTTGATTTGTCAAAATTTGAAATCGACCCTCCTGTTATTCTGTTGCTTCCAACACAAATTGTGGAACGGAAATAGACTTCAGATATTTAGTTAATATTCAAACACAGTGAAGCAGCTTTTGTAGGTTGGAATATTTTATTCTTAGAGAGGAGGAAATTGATTATGGAGATCGTTATGTCCGATGGGTTGGCTCTCGTAAAGGTAAACATGTATCAACTGGCGGCGTTAGGGGTTATGGCTTATTACCTTGGAGTATGGGCTCGCTCCTGTTTCGCGTCGCTGGTTCGTTTCTCGATACCAGCCCCGGTGGTGGGGGGGCTTCCCTTCGCGTTGCTTGTGGCCGTGCTGGAATACAAAGGTATGGCAAGGTTTAGCTTCGATGGCACGATCCAGACTATTCTGATGTTGGTTTTTTTCTGCACCATCGGAATGAACGCGAGCATCAGTTTGCTCAAAAAGGGAACTCTTCTTATTTTGGCGTTTTTCTTGGTGTCAGTGGTCGGTGCCATTTTGCAGAACGTCATCGGGATGGGCGTCGCGTCGGCGTTTGCCATCGACCCACGTCTTGGAATAATCGGAGGGGCGGTGACGCTGACGGGAGGCCTCGGAACTGCCGGAGCCTTTGGACCAGTTTTTGAAAGCATGGGAGTGAAAGGCGCGGCGGCGGCCGGCGTAGCGTGCGCCACCTTTGGCATGATTGCCGGTTCCATAGTGGGCGGACCGACGGCCGAGTTTCTCATAAGGAGAAAAAAACTTAAAACGCCCCAGGATGCCGATTACGTTACATCGGAAGGCTTTGCGTCGGACGGCGATGTCGAAGACGAAAGCATGTTGCCCAAAGATTTGATGAATAATCTGGCCTGGGTGATTTTCGCTGTGGGTGTGGGCTCCATTCTAAGCTACTACGTGGGGGAATTTTTCCGCTCCATCGGTTCGAGGCAGACCTTTCCGGCCTATTTAGGGGCTATGTTTGTAGCGATATTCATACGTAACATGGGCGAGTTTTCTGGGATTTACAAAATAGACTCCAAAGTCATAGACGCTATTTCGGACATCGCCTTGTCGATTTTCATCTCTATGGCCATCGTGTCCATGAAACTGGCGGAGCTGATACATCTGGCGCTTCCCCTGGTCTGCATGATGTTCGTTCAATTGGTGTTCGTCCTCTTAATGGCGTACTTCATGGTTTACGCGCTGTTCGGCAAAGATTATGAGGCTTCGGTCCTATCGGCGGGGTTCATCGGGTTCATGATGGGGGCCACGTCCAACGCCCTAGTCAGTATGCAGGCGGTCACGTCAAAATATGGGTACGCCGCGAAAGCCTATTTCGTAGTACCGATCGTGGGCGCGTTTCTGATAGACATTCCCAATGCGTTCATCATCAATTACATGGCAAACGCCGATGGAATTCTGCGTGTTTTTGGACTGAAATAAACTTAGTTTTTTATCTTGCAATCAGTACAATCAATCAGTCAATCAGTACAATCGCAATGCCCCCGCAAAAGCCGGGGGTATTTTTTTACCTGCCTGAAAATGGCACTATAGCTTGACATCTGAAAATTTCGGTATGATACTCTCAATACCAACTCCAAAAAAAGAGAAAGTTGGTGGCTATGATGGTGGAGCCCGTTTTCCCCGAAAGGCGTAGACGGCTATGCCTTTGACAGTCAAACACATTTTGGAAATGCCGGAATTAAAGGGAGTGATGTTGATCGCCGGCGAATCTGGCCTGACCCACCGCGTCAGAAGCGTCAACGTCATGGAAGCGCCGGATATCGCGCAATGGCTGAGGGGCGGGGAATTTTTGCTCTCCTCCGGCTATCAGTTCCGGGACAGCGCCGAGGATTTTGAGGAATTCATCAAAACCATACATGCGGCGGGCACCGCGGCACTGGGATTCAAAAACAGATTTTTGCAGGAGTTTCCTCCGGGAGCGAAAGATTTCGCGGACCGGCTTGGCCTCCCGATTCTTGGGCTACCGATCGAGCTTCCGTACTCGGATATCATTCGTATTGTTATCATGAAAACGGATGAGGTGGAAAACGTTCGTTTTTCCGAGTCTGTTTTGCGTTCTTTCTCGGAAGTGCTAACGGAGGGAGGAGGGGCCGCGGAAGTTATCCGGAATCTGGCGTTCCTTTTGAACTGCGGTGTGTGTTTTTTGGGCGAGACGACAAGGCATTGTTCCCCCGCGAATGTTCAAGCTCAAGAGGGCAGAGCCCGTTTGATTAAAAGCGGCCTCACTGGTCCCCCTGAAACCCTTAAGAAAAACCCTTGCCAAGTGAGAATCGAGCGGGAGGAGTTTGAACGGTTACGTTTCCCCTTCTCTGGAAAGAACTTTGTAGACGAATGCATGTCGGCGGACGAAACGATTCTTTTAGAAAAATACCCACACGAACGCCTGAGTCTCTCTCATCGCTCCTACGGGCATTTCATTTTCGAAAACGCTCCTCATGGCGATATGTGGCGGGTAATTCTCGAACACGCGAAGGTCGCGATGCTTCTAGCCCTCCAGAAAGAAATAGCGACAAGGCAGGTCGAAGCCCGCTACCGCAACGAATTTGCGCAGGACCTCCTGACGGGCAATATTCGGAACCACGAAGAAGTCATCAACAGAGCACGGTCTTTCGGATGGAATCTGACGGGAAAACTCAGAGTCGTCGTCTTCGATATCGACAACTATAAAGCCCGTTTAGGACAACCCCTGCCAAAGGGAAGCGGTTTACACCTGGAAGAAGTGAAAGAACGTATTTACGTTATCTGCAAAAACGAAATGCGGTTTGTTTCCCAAAACCTTCCCTATCTTACAATGAGCGATTTTATCGCGTTCATCGTCAATACCGACAAATGTCAGGATTTCAGGACAAAATT
This genomic interval from Synergistaceae bacterium contains the following:
- a CDS encoding sodium:glutamate symporter encodes the protein MEIVMSDGLALVKVNMYQLAALGVMAYYLGVWARSCFASLVRFSIPAPVVGGLPFALLVAVLEYKGMARFSFDGTIQTILMLVFFCTIGMNASISLLKKGTLLILAFFLVSVVGAILQNVIGMGVASAFAIDPRLGIIGGAVTLTGGLGTAGAFGPVFESMGVKGAAAAGVACATFGMIAGSIVGGPTAEFLIRRKKLKTPQDADYVTSEGFASDGDVEDESMLPKDLMNNLAWVIFAVGVGSILSYYVGEFFRSIGSRQTFPAYLGAMFVAIFIRNMGEFSGIYKIDSKVIDAISDIALSIFISMAIVSMKLAELIHLALPLVCMMFVQLVFVLLMAYFMVYALFGKDYEASVLSAGFIGFMMGATSNALVSMQAVTSKYGYAAKAYFVVPIVGAFLIDIPNAFIINYMANADGILRVFGLK
- the arcC gene encoding carbamate kinase; amino-acid sequence: MGKLVLIAIGGNSIIKDTSRQDVEAQYEAICETAEHIADLIESGCKVVITHGNGPQVGFLLRRSEIAEAVEGLHPIPLVSCGADSQGALGYQIQQAMDNEFRKRGIDKQSVSVVTQVLVDQDDPAFGKPTKPIGSFYGDDMIEVVKKEHPEWCMVSDAGRGWRRVVASPEPKEIIEAKAVQNLIEAGYCVVAAGGGGIPVLRDEKGFLSGVDAVIDKDFASSLLASKLKADTLIISTGVPKVYIGYGKPSQKALDQVTVEELKRYIAEGHFAAGSMLPKVEAVIRFMENGGSEAIITSPECLNDAVSGNSGTHVIP
- a CDS encoding PucR family transcriptional regulator ligand-binding domain-containing protein, with protein sequence MPLTVKHILEMPELKGVMLIAGESGLTHRVRSVNVMEAPDIAQWLRGGEFLLSSGYQFRDSAEDFEEFIKTIHAAGTAALGFKNRFLQEFPPGAKDFADRLGLPILGLPIELPYSDIIRIVIMKTDEVENVRFSESVLRSFSEVLTEGGGAAEVIRNLAFLLNCGVCFLGETTRHCSPANVQAQEGRARLIKSGLTGPPETLKKNPCQVRIEREEFERLRFPFSGKNFVDECMSADETILLEKYPHERLSLSHRSYGHFIFENAPHGDMWRVILEHAKVAMLLALQKEIATRQVEARYRNEFAQDLLTGNIRNHEEVINRARSFGWNLTGKLRVVVFDIDNYKARLGQPLPKGSGLHLEEVKERIYVICKNEMRFVSQNLPYLTMSDFIAFIVNTDKCQDFRTKLEQCRQVVQEKTRTCTGFTISVGVGNEKNDFFGLSESYNEARRAIELMRPSAGEGGFHLWDEMGILTIIASVSNSEEAKKFCLSRLGGLAEDESLLHTLEILVKQNWNFKAAARHLNIHYNTIHYRYEKICELTGLDLSTGEKRLEATMALELLHINPKLRENFAS
- a CDS encoding aspartate carbamoyltransferase, giving the protein MALPKSFSPFSIMEKLEETGLKDRNFEFLTDYTRQQLQSLFEAGEMLEPFWKDKLELMNGKVLATLFFQPSTRTRFSTEVAMVRLGGSVLSESNPTTSSSTAKGESLSDYLRTVSNYADIIALRHPNDKEVFESLGGARVPVISGGWGNVTHPTQGLLDVYTVYRALGRFEGIKVMIASSDLSRARSGHSFALGLAAMGAELLYIGTSENSIPDTILDKLKAAGAKFTVRNDLNQAGFLDSLMEVDVCYLPGCSVPKDDPAARAAFLDKIKPFYITLDMLQKVKSKTSKVVGIMHSLPRNDVEFDYAIDDSEFQLYFRQMAFSVPIRMALIAGMVGV